The proteins below come from a single Acidobacteriota bacterium genomic window:
- a CDS encoding MFS transporter, with protein MNHRFRAFRHRDFRLFFSVQLVSLVGSWMQNLAQGWLLWRLTGSSWFLGLLGFFQMGPVLLFGLPSGIVADRFDRYRLVLLTQSLACIQAAALALLTLGGVIRVWHLLALAAFLGLVNTFDMTARQAFLVRMVGPVDLPNAIALNSVLFNGARIVGPAIAGWVVERYGESACFAANAVSFLVVLGGLLLMRVERDAPDKATTGAWSQLREGLVFAYRHPEIRGILTILAGAACFGMAYLFFLPAVAGEVLGLGARGMGMLLTLAGIGAIGGALFMAGYRHPDRLLRLARASAFAFGLGLAAFGLSRSPGLSCLLLVPVGFGMMTSMSCANMLIQNQAPEALRGRLVSLYIFAFGGLSPVGSLLLGALSRWIGVQAALTVGGLVTAAVAISVRVGRNAAPGPEAGSRSA; from the coding sequence GTGAACCACCGATTCAGAGCCTTCCGGCACCGGGATTTCCGGCTGTTTTTCAGCGTCCAGCTGGTCTCGCTCGTCGGGTCCTGGATGCAGAACCTGGCCCAGGGGTGGCTGCTCTGGCGGCTGACTGGGTCCTCGTGGTTCCTCGGCCTCCTGGGGTTCTTCCAGATGGGCCCCGTCCTGCTGTTCGGCCTTCCCTCCGGGATTGTCGCGGACCGCTTCGACCGGTACCGGCTGGTCCTCCTGACCCAGTCCCTGGCCTGCATCCAGGCGGCGGCCCTGGCCCTCCTGACCCTCGGCGGCGTCATCCGGGTCTGGCACCTGCTGGCCCTGGCCGCTTTCCTCGGCCTCGTCAACACCTTCGACATGACCGCCCGCCAGGCCTTCCTCGTCCGGATGGTGGGCCCCGTCGACCTCCCCAACGCCATCGCCCTCAACTCGGTCCTCTTCAACGGCGCCCGCATCGTCGGGCCGGCCATCGCGGGGTGGGTCGTCGAACGCTACGGGGAGAGCGCCTGTTTCGCCGCCAACGCGGTTTCCTTCCTGGTGGTCCTGGGGGGCCTGCTCCTCATGCGGGTGGAGCGGGACGCCCCGGACAAGGCCACGACCGGCGCCTGGTCCCAGTTGCGGGAAGGGCTCGTCTTCGCCTACCGGCACCCCGAAATCCGCGGCATCCTCACGATCCTGGCCGGTGCGGCCTGTTTCGGGATGGCTTACCTCTTCTTTCTGCCGGCCGTGGCGGGCGAGGTCCTGGGCCTCGGGGCGCGGGGGATGGGGATGCTGCTGACCCTGGCGGGGATCGGCGCCATCGGGGGCGCCCTCTTCATGGCGGGGTACCGGCACCCGGACCGGCTGCTCCGCCTGGCCCGGGCCTCCGCGTTCGCCTTCGGCCTCGGCCTGGCGGCCTTCGGGCTGTCCCGCAGCCCCGGGCTCTCCTGCCTGCTGCTGGTGCCGGTCGGGTTCGGCATGATGACGTCCATGTCCTGCGCCAACATGCTGATCCAGAACCAGGCGCCCGAGGCGCTTCGCGGCCGGCTCGTGAGCCTCTACATCTTCGCCTTCGGAGGGCTGTCCCCGGTCGGGAGCCTTCTGCTGGGCGCCCTGTCCCGCTGGATCGGCGTCCAGGCCGCCCTCACGGTCGGCGGGCTGGTCACCGCCGCCGTCGCGATCTCCGTGCGTGTCGGGCGAAACGCGGCCCCCGGCCCCGAAGCGGGGAGCCGAAGCGCCTAA
- a CDS encoding amino acid permease: MAPTTERDEYGTGTLHQLFRRKTLDRILQDADRPEYRLKRAIGPVQLTLFGVSACIGAGIFATIGTAAAGDASRLGAGPALMVSFILTAVACGFTALCYAEFASMVPISGSAYTYSYATLGEVTAWIIGWDLIIEYAVGNIAVAISWANYFKTLLAGLGIHLPDWLSMDYRTAARIVKDGVLVVYQEAPHVFGIPIVFNLPAVLIVAAITLVLIWGIRESARFNMVMVGIKILVLILFIVVGILWMKPANWTPFSPNGWAGVSAGAAVVFFAYIGFDAVSTVAEETRNPQRNLPIGIIASLLICTVFYVVISAVFTGLISYPDLQKALASEQAEPLTLALQKACPTWDWAIGVVAFGSVVAHTAVLLVFQLGQPRIFFSMSRDGLLPAAFKKVHPKYRTPYLSTVITGAAVAGVAAVASIDEMVDLTNIGTLFAFILVCAGIIVMKMKSPERARPFRVPSGTWWSASLYLVFAVATLLIPMDLPYRVLMLAVAAYLFYTCRNHILPVLGICSCGYLIFYLPATSWLRFSAWLNFGFVIYVVYGSMKSRLTGIHEGESKVQHGVYSAKIGAFLLTLGTLMIIVTRALEIFLLHFRTNSESFSLGLRSMFSLNTWLEPSTFMILPLLANIFVLAPVILVRIRRARALGLESAESRTATAAVANTLVVTGISLLYLLLLVVHP, from the coding sequence ATGGCGCCGACGACCGAACGGGACGAATACGGGACCGGCACCCTCCACCAACTCTTCCGCCGGAAGACCCTCGACCGGATCCTGCAGGACGCCGACCGTCCCGAGTACCGCCTCAAGCGCGCCATCGGCCCGGTCCAGCTCACCCTCTTCGGGGTCAGCGCCTGCATCGGGGCGGGGATCTTCGCCACCATCGGGACGGCCGCCGCCGGCGACGCGTCCCGCCTGGGCGCCGGCCCCGCCCTGATGGTTTCCTTCATTCTCACCGCAGTCGCCTGCGGCTTCACCGCCCTGTGCTACGCCGAGTTCGCCTCCATGGTTCCCATCTCGGGCTCGGCCTACACCTACTCCTACGCCACCCTGGGGGAAGTGACCGCCTGGATCATCGGCTGGGACCTCATCATCGAGTACGCGGTGGGAAACATCGCGGTGGCCATCAGCTGGGCCAACTACTTCAAGACCCTGCTGGCGGGGTTGGGCATCCACCTTCCCGACTGGCTCTCCATGGACTACCGGACCGCCGCCAGGATCGTCAAGGACGGCGTCCTCGTGGTGTACCAGGAAGCGCCCCACGTTTTCGGCATCCCCATCGTCTTCAACCTTCCCGCCGTCCTGATCGTGGCCGCCATCACCCTGGTGCTCATCTGGGGCATCCGGGAGAGCGCCCGGTTCAACATGGTGATGGTCGGCATCAAGATCCTCGTCCTCATCCTGTTCATCGTGGTGGGGATCCTGTGGATGAAGCCCGCCAACTGGACCCCGTTCAGCCCGAACGGCTGGGCCGGCGTGAGCGCGGGGGCCGCCGTGGTCTTCTTCGCCTACATCGGGTTCGACGCCGTCTCCACCGTGGCCGAGGAGACCCGCAACCCCCAGCGGAACCTCCCCATCGGCATCATCGCCTCGCTCCTGATCTGCACCGTTTTCTACGTGGTCATCTCCGCCGTTTTCACCGGCCTCATCTCCTACCCGGACCTGCAGAAGGCCCTCGCCTCCGAGCAGGCCGAGCCGCTGACCCTGGCCCTCCAGAAGGCCTGCCCCACCTGGGACTGGGCCATCGGGGTCGTGGCCTTCGGGTCGGTCGTGGCCCACACCGCCGTCCTGCTGGTCTTCCAGCTCGGCCAGCCGCGGATCTTCTTCTCCATGTCCCGCGACGGGCTCCTGCCCGCGGCCTTCAAGAAAGTCCACCCGAAGTACCGGACCCCCTACCTCTCCACCGTCATCACCGGGGCCGCCGTCGCCGGGGTCGCCGCCGTGGCCAGCATCGACGAGATGGTGGACCTGACCAACATCGGCACCCTCTTCGCCTTCATCCTGGTCTGCGCCGGCATCATCGTGATGAAGATGAAATCCCCCGAACGGGCCCGTCCCTTCCGGGTGCCGAGCGGGACGTGGTGGTCGGCCTCCCTCTACCTGGTCTTTGCCGTCGCCACCCTCCTGATCCCCATGGACCTGCCTTACCGGGTGCTCATGCTCGCCGTGGCCGCCTACCTTTTCTACACCTGCCGGAACCACATCCTCCCGGTCCTCGGGATCTGCTCCTGCGGGTACCTGATCTTCTACCTTCCCGCCACCTCCTGGCTGCGGTTCTCGGCCTGGCTGAATTTCGGCTTCGTCATCTACGTCGTCTACGGTTCCATGAAGAGCCGCCTGACGGGCATCCACGAGGGGGAGAGCAAGGTCCAGCACGGCGTGTATTCCGCCAAGATCGGCGCCTTCCTGCTGACCCTGGGGACGCTGATGATCATCGTCACCCGCGCCCTCGAGATCTTCCTCCTCCACTTCCGGACGAACAGCGAGAGCTTCTCCCTGGGGTTGCGCTCGATGTTCTCCCTCAACACCTGGCTCGAGCCCTCGACGTTCATGATCCTGCCCCTCCTGGCGAACATCTTCGTCTTAGCCCCCGTGATCCTGGTCCGGATTCGACGGGCCCGGGCCCTGGGCCTGGAATCCGCCGAGTCCCGCACCGCCACCGCCGCCGTGGCGAACACCCTGGTGGTGACCGGGATCAGCCTGCTCTACCTCCTCCTCCTCGTGGTCCACCCCTGA